Proteins from a single region of Dyadobacter fanqingshengii:
- a CDS encoding sensor histidine kinase — MGAGTTEHDIELYQQKIIELNRLAEIGQLSAGILHEIKNPVSFVNNFSRLSQGLVGEILDICQKPLSAMNDADLADEKDLLETLSQNLLKINENGKRIERIIQGMLAQARSDAAVLEPTDLNQLLEEYSKLAYQGVRADDSAFNVTLKYNLDPQVGNVKLAKGEFGRVIVNLVNNACYAVNEKVKRQPEGYEPVIEVTTHRVDQEVEIKICDNGIGIPEDIVAKLFQPFFTTKPQGKGTGLGLSLTYTSVTDTHKGSIDVTSVLGQKTEFRIVVPG; from the coding sequence ATGGGAGCCGGAACAACGGAACACGACATTGAACTTTATCAGCAGAAAATCATTGAGCTCAACAGGCTCGCCGAGATAGGGCAACTCAGCGCCGGAATTTTACATGAGATCAAAAATCCGGTGAGTTTTGTCAATAACTTCTCCCGCCTGTCGCAGGGATTGGTAGGCGAAATCCTGGACATTTGCCAGAAACCACTGTCTGCCATGAACGACGCGGACCTTGCCGACGAGAAGGACTTGCTGGAAACACTTTCCCAAAACCTTCTCAAGATCAACGAAAACGGGAAACGCATAGAACGGATCATTCAGGGCATGCTCGCACAGGCCCGCTCCGACGCGGCCGTCCTTGAACCCACGGACCTGAACCAACTGCTGGAAGAATACAGCAAGCTCGCTTACCAGGGTGTGCGTGCGGATGATAGCGCATTCAACGTCACGCTCAAATATAACCTGGACCCGCAGGTGGGGAATGTGAAGCTGGCGAAGGGCGAATTCGGGCGGGTGATCGTGAATCTGGTGAATAATGCTTGCTATGCCGTCAATGAAAAGGTTAAACGGCAGCCGGAAGGATACGAGCCAGTCATTGAAGTCACAACGCACCGAGTTGACCAGGAAGTGGAAATTAAGATCTGTGACAATGGAATAGGCATTCCGGAAGACATTGTCGCGAAGCTTTTTCAGCCATTTTTTACAACAAAACCACAAGGGAAAGGGACCGGGCTCGGACTTTCGCTTACCTATACCAGCGTGACGGACACGCATAAGGGAAGCATTGATGTGACTTCTGTTCTGGGTCAGAAAACGGAATTCAGGATTGTGGTTCCTGGCTGA
- a CDS encoding sensor histidine kinase, producing MWWKALRLSNLLVILILLTGATELRAQQINAAKPEVGRPLSGFYQSSEYRAHDQNFAIAQDKSGVMYFANFAGVLEYDGVLWKTIQTTNVTRVSALATDAKGRVLVGANGEFGYLGNDRFGVQQFVDLSGKLKEKFTQVIQIIPTKAGAWFITDQINFYWDGLKVAPFKHNLKIQAAFALRNEMLVYAKNRGMMLVNGRQISKIEQNDNVPVLLDLTSVVQLGDGSALLITTSQGIFKLKNNRIEVLEGNANPVLIRNQATYASKLQDGTVAISMATGGMLVTDSDGNVQYPVYTGADLEESQVTAMFKDREHNLWLALNNGIARFDLPSPVSVFGNEDGLKGSVTSIRRFQGRIVIGTLYGLYYIENNKIVHIEGFSGSVLGFDEANGSLYIASNKGLFQWSKGAGIDKISSNFSLSVTASKSANELFVGMQDGLIKLSQTGNGWRSERVKAVNEQIVGVTEFPAETFWLETLSNGIIKLDGKSGNVKRFSAAQGISSPLYNKLALYEDNLMVSNKDGLYEYQPQSDRFARAKWLNTEKTWFDRVRGDSKGNVWTTRGDKKSASFFKKKPSGGFELVETPLMPIADVPFQIIFPDENGNAWLGGDQGLYRLDMGVRDQYIYEYPVLLRSVATQDSLLEYAQDGEITKTLSHRQNNLIFEFALPSYHSNQEVDYQYILENYDKDWSDWSPLTRKEYSGLPSGTYTFKVRAKDVYNHVSKATSLAFKIRVPWFRQWYMIALYLVLFGSLSYYAVRWRLRRILREKEELETRIRERTEEVVNQKEELELQSEELSATNDQLERIDEFVKSINGEVNTGRLFQLVLNKLCEFQNVNGASALIYNKAADNYQFIALAGAVENAKVDDIRLTSKQAEQRYVEEGEEILEDIFLKNDFRSQNVDDSIDELFSPKSLITILIRVDGDVKSYITLENTDRENAFSERDFNVVKNLKEHLIGAYIKTNILENLENTLSNLKSTQEELIRQERLASVGSLTKGIVDRILNPLNYINNFSQSSGKLLKEITEVTDKHQDGLSEDEKDDLDSGFSMLQKNLEKIYEHGNSTTRIVKDMQKLLKGKSTDFMVTELNPFLEAKAKSAIQEALNEYKDASVKLEMALYDNPVKVSLLPYEFAQVIINVISNACYALLEKARIDKTFQPQVLISSKLIAGGVCIIIRDNGKGIPAKEQEQLFNPFFTTKPTSKGTGLGLYMSKDIIEYHKGRMSVNSLEGVFTEIEIFLPVVA from the coding sequence ATGTGGTGGAAAGCGTTGAGGCTTAGTAATTTATTGGTCATTCTGATTTTGCTGACCGGCGCAACAGAGCTCCGGGCACAGCAGATCAATGCGGCAAAGCCGGAGGTGGGAAGGCCATTGTCTGGCTTTTACCAGTCATCAGAATATCGTGCCCATGACCAGAATTTTGCGATAGCGCAGGATAAGTCGGGTGTGATGTATTTTGCCAATTTTGCGGGCGTGCTGGAATATGACGGCGTTTTATGGAAAACGATCCAAACTACAAATGTTACCCGCGTGTCGGCCCTGGCGACTGATGCCAAAGGCCGTGTGCTTGTGGGGGCGAACGGGGAATTTGGTTACCTGGGAAATGACAGGTTTGGTGTTCAGCAATTTGTAGATCTTTCGGGCAAGCTGAAAGAGAAATTTACTCAGGTGATTCAGATCATTCCTACAAAGGCCGGCGCCTGGTTCATAACAGATCAGATCAATTTTTATTGGGATGGATTGAAGGTAGCACCATTTAAACACAACCTGAAAATCCAGGCAGCTTTTGCCCTCAGGAATGAAATGCTTGTCTATGCAAAAAACAGGGGAATGATGCTGGTTAACGGCCGCCAGATCTCTAAAATTGAGCAAAATGACAATGTTCCCGTTTTGCTGGATCTGACTTCCGTAGTGCAGCTAGGCGACGGATCTGCGCTTTTGATCACCACAAGTCAGGGGATTTTTAAACTGAAAAATAACCGGATTGAAGTCCTTGAAGGAAATGCAAATCCTGTTCTGATCCGTAACCAGGCCACTTATGCAAGCAAATTACAAGACGGGACGGTTGCCATCAGCATGGCTACGGGCGGGATGCTGGTGACTGATTCGGATGGGAATGTGCAATATCCGGTTTATACGGGTGCAGACTTGGAAGAAAGCCAGGTTACAGCCATGTTCAAGGATCGGGAACATAATCTCTGGCTCGCGCTCAATAACGGTATCGCGCGTTTTGATTTGCCTTCACCTGTTTCGGTTTTTGGTAACGAAGATGGCCTGAAAGGTTCAGTAACCTCGATCAGGCGCTTTCAGGGGCGCATTGTGATAGGCACATTGTATGGCTTGTATTATATTGAAAACAATAAGATCGTTCATATTGAAGGCTTTTCGGGAAGCGTTCTGGGCTTTGATGAAGCAAACGGCTCGCTATACATTGCTTCTAATAAAGGACTTTTTCAATGGAGCAAAGGCGCAGGGATTGACAAAATATCCTCCAATTTTTCATTAAGCGTCACAGCTTCAAAGTCTGCTAATGAATTGTTTGTGGGTATGCAGGACGGCTTGATCAAACTAAGCCAGACGGGAAATGGATGGCGGTCGGAACGGGTGAAGGCGGTAAACGAACAAATTGTTGGCGTAACGGAATTTCCCGCTGAGACTTTCTGGCTTGAAACGCTTTCTAATGGCATAATTAAATTGGACGGCAAATCCGGTAATGTCAAACGTTTTTCGGCTGCGCAAGGCATTTCAAGCCCATTATATAATAAGCTGGCTTTGTATGAAGACAACTTAATGGTTTCTAATAAAGACGGGCTTTACGAGTATCAACCGCAATCCGACCGTTTCGCGCGTGCAAAATGGTTGAATACAGAAAAAACGTGGTTCGACCGCGTTCGGGGAGATAGTAAGGGCAATGTTTGGACAACGCGCGGGGATAAAAAATCTGCTTCATTCTTCAAAAAGAAGCCTTCGGGCGGATTCGAGCTGGTAGAAACACCATTAATGCCCATCGCCGATGTTCCGTTTCAGATCATATTTCCGGATGAAAATGGCAATGCATGGCTCGGCGGGGACCAGGGACTTTACCGGCTCGATATGGGTGTTCGTGATCAATACATTTACGAATATCCGGTGTTGCTCAGAAGCGTTGCAACGCAGGATAGTTTGCTGGAATATGCCCAGGATGGCGAGATCACAAAAACGCTTAGCCACCGCCAGAACAACCTGATCTTCGAATTTGCGTTGCCCAGTTATCATAGTAATCAGGAGGTTGATTATCAGTATATTCTTGAAAATTATGATAAAGACTGGTCAGACTGGAGTCCGTTGACGCGGAAAGAATACAGCGGTTTGCCATCCGGAACATACACATTCAAAGTGCGGGCAAAGGATGTTTACAACCATGTTTCAAAGGCGACTTCCCTTGCATTCAAGATCCGCGTTCCGTGGTTCCGGCAGTGGTATATGATCGCGCTTTACCTGGTTTTGTTTGGGTCATTAAGTTATTACGCGGTTCGGTGGCGGTTAAGGAGAATTTTGAGAGAGAAGGAAGAATTGGAAACAAGGATCCGCGAACGTACGGAGGAAGTGGTTAATCAGAAAGAAGAGCTGGAATTGCAGTCAGAAGAATTGTCGGCGACGAATGATCAATTGGAACGGATCGATGAATTTGTAAAATCGATCAACGGCGAAGTGAACACCGGGCGACTTTTTCAGCTGGTTTTAAACAAACTCTGTGAATTCCAGAATGTGAACGGCGCATCCGCATTGATTTATAACAAAGCTGCTGACAACTACCAGTTTATCGCGCTTGCGGGTGCCGTGGAAAATGCGAAGGTGGACGATATCAGGCTCACATCAAAGCAAGCCGAGCAGCGATATGTAGAAGAGGGGGAAGAAATTCTCGAAGACATTTTCCTGAAAAATGACTTCCGCAGCCAGAATGTGGATGATTCGATAGACGAACTTTTCTCACCTAAGTCGCTGATCACAATCCTGATCCGGGTGGATGGCGATGTGAAAAGCTACATTACATTAGAAAACACAGACCGTGAGAACGCATTTTCGGAGCGGGATTTTAATGTGGTCAAAAACCTGAAAGAGCATTTGATCGGCGCATACATTAAAACCAATATTCTTGAAAATCTTGAAAACACACTGTCCAACCTGAAATCGACGCAGGAAGAACTCATTCGTCAGGAGCGGCTGGCATCGGTGGGCAGCCTGACCAAAGGAATTGTCGACAGGATTTTGAATCCGTTGAATTACATCAATAACTTCTCGCAATCCTCAGGGAAACTGCTGAAAGAAATAACAGAAGTCACTGATAAACACCAGGATGGATTGTCGGAAGATGAAAAAGATGACCTGGATAGCGGTTTTTCAATGCTTCAAAAAAATCTGGAAAAGATTTACGAACACGGCAACAGCACGACGCGTATTGTGAAGGATATGCAGAAGTTGTTGAAAGGGAAATCAACCGATTTTATGGTAACCGAACTCAATCCATTCCTGGAAGCGAAGGCAAAGTCAGCCATTCAGGAAGCATTGAACGAGTATAAAGACGCCTCCGTAAAGCTGGAAATGGCTTTATATGACAATCCGGTTAAAGTGAGCCTGTTGCCATACGAGTTTGCGCAGGTAATCATCAATGTCATCAGTAATGCGTGTTATGCGCTGCTGGAAAAGGCCAGGATTGATAAAACATTTCAGCCGCAAGTTTTGATTTCTTCCAAACTGATTGCAGGCGGTGTCTGCATTATCATTCGGGACAATGGCAAAGGCATCCCTGCCAAGGAGCAGGAGCAGCTTTTCAACCCATTTTTTACAACAAAACCTACGTCAAAAGGAACGGGGCTAGGCTTGTATATGAGTAAGGACATTATTGAATATCACAAAGGGCGCATGTCGGTAAATTCATTGGAAGGAGTGTTTACCGAGATAGAAATTTTCCTCCCGGTGGTCGCTTAA
- a CDS encoding MFS transporter — MKKIKDISRMLNIRKDEEGLVSLLMAYSFFMGGATALFYTVVASSFLVSFDRLMLPQVYVVGGVFVYLLGLGLTRIQKRIAFDKLAENALLFLIVSIAFFLVAYHLTGSKWVFFFLFIWNRIFVLVNGVTFWAIVVKLFNFQQSKRLSSLINSGEVFSSVIMYLAVPGLVKILPIDSLLIIAVGFLIVCAVLLKQIHKRYVTTEHTRIEVKNKVSDNVVAEAVDSKYYRNIFLLALLPVFALFYVEYIFFTESRAVFPNKESLASFLGVFFGISAILEFFIKTFLYNKLINKYGLKLGILILPLSLVFSFAVSVVYGLSYDTAAIFFACIALSRFFMSAVRKAIAEPAYQVLYQPIQARFRLNVQGRIEGRAKAMGGLAAGVLLFGLVNISRMDALQLAILFLVVAVCWAFAAFLGENSYKKMVRDKVFQFPEKSKKSASYRPAQNISHKPFEQLTHQIFSPKEADRIEAALGLGVASRFLAYKYLIPLLQDQNKRVREAAIYTAGELKRAELWPFLMEQMETDRYFSVAFEALVKSGPPLLKYIEKSFLSNNDNRYRQLHLLKIVEQIGGPEAIRFLRRNLENPNRFVKDKVMEALRNLRYTCNSTEQTFMLNELDEHLKTFAWLLSAQHDLSDAYESDSQLMLNVEREKLRIMRKAFIVLEAVYGSRFHAVTLLKSDQSTDARDYLTEICDLLLPENIKNKVLPYLDSYSLDEMRRRYAEIYPLTSLSVDERLIDIINRDYTRISRWTKAVAIQELRHFSADVVTPVLVANAVSRSKVISQTAFYVLRIVNPTRFRTLMDVMTRNNDAFHLEIVKPLDWLATEEDLLISKLRRLRETYALGGLLSGELQKILLTSAYFQEKAGEVIDLRKHLGDGDVSILVTYGKLYFSKIGALEAGNIRNVAELIDMGVAMIPNALEDTEFYIIENFLLKDLNIRQNVVESVEA, encoded by the coding sequence GTGAAAAAAATCAAGGACATATCGCGGATGCTCAACATCAGAAAGGACGAGGAAGGCCTCGTAAGCCTGCTGATGGCCTATTCCTTTTTTATGGGCGGCGCAACTGCATTGTTCTACACGGTGGTGGCTTCATCCTTTCTGGTCAGTTTCGACCGGTTAATGCTGCCGCAGGTCTACGTGGTCGGCGGCGTGTTCGTTTATCTGCTCGGGCTTGGCTTGACGCGCATTCAAAAACGCATTGCATTTGATAAGCTGGCGGAAAATGCATTGCTATTCCTGATCGTCTCAATTGCTTTTTTTCTCGTTGCCTATCATTTAACAGGCAGCAAATGGGTGTTTTTCTTCCTTTTTATCTGGAACCGGATTTTTGTTTTGGTCAATGGCGTCACATTCTGGGCGATCGTTGTGAAGCTTTTCAATTTTCAGCAGTCCAAAAGATTATCCTCCCTCATCAACAGCGGAGAAGTTTTCTCGTCTGTGATTATGTATCTCGCGGTTCCGGGACTGGTCAAGATATTGCCGATCGATTCGCTTTTAATCATTGCCGTTGGTTTTCTGATCGTTTGCGCTGTTTTGTTAAAACAAATACACAAGCGATACGTGACAACCGAACATACGCGGATCGAGGTCAAAAATAAGGTTTCCGACAATGTGGTTGCTGAGGCTGTTGATTCCAAATATTACAGAAATATCTTTCTGCTGGCGCTGCTGCCCGTTTTTGCATTATTTTATGTAGAATATATTTTCTTCACCGAGTCGCGCGCAGTGTTTCCCAATAAAGAATCGCTCGCCAGTTTTCTGGGCGTTTTCTTTGGTATCAGCGCTATTCTTGAATTTTTTATCAAGACGTTCCTGTACAACAAGCTCATTAACAAATATGGCCTGAAACTGGGCATTCTGATACTTCCGTTAAGCCTCGTTTTCAGTTTTGCCGTCTCGGTGGTTTATGGTTTGAGCTACGACACCGCGGCGATTTTCTTCGCCTGCATTGCGCTTTCTCGGTTTTTCATGAGTGCGGTCAGGAAAGCCATTGCAGAGCCAGCCTACCAGGTTTTATATCAGCCTATCCAGGCACGGTTCAGGTTAAATGTCCAGGGAAGGATCGAAGGTCGGGCTAAGGCGATGGGCGGATTGGCAGCGGGTGTTTTGCTATTTGGGCTGGTCAACATTTCTCGGATGGACGCATTGCAGCTAGCCATTTTGTTTCTCGTCGTGGCGGTCTGCTGGGCATTTGCGGCATTTTTGGGTGAAAATTCGTATAAGAAAATGGTCCGTGACAAGGTTTTCCAGTTTCCGGAAAAATCGAAGAAGAGCGCTTCATATAGGCCCGCTCAGAACATTTCGCACAAGCCTTTTGAGCAACTCACGCACCAGATTTTTTCGCCAAAAGAAGCAGATCGGATCGAAGCGGCGCTGGGACTTGGTGTCGCGAGCAGATTTTTAGCTTACAAATATCTGATCCCGCTTTTGCAGGATCAGAATAAACGGGTGCGTGAGGCGGCCATTTACACCGCAGGAGAATTGAAAAGGGCAGAGCTATGGCCGTTTTTGATGGAACAAATGGAAACGGACCGCTATTTTTCAGTGGCTTTTGAGGCGCTGGTAAAATCAGGCCCGCCACTGCTGAAATACATTGAGAAATCATTTTTAAGCAACAATGATAACCGTTACCGGCAGCTGCATTTGCTCAAAATCGTAGAACAGATCGGCGGCCCGGAAGCGATCCGTTTTTTGCGCAGAAATCTTGAAAACCCAAACCGTTTTGTAAAAGACAAGGTCATGGAGGCCTTGCGCAACTTGCGTTACACTTGCAACAGCACGGAGCAAACCTTCATGCTGAATGAGCTGGATGAGCATTTGAAAACCTTCGCCTGGCTGCTCTCCGCGCAGCACGATCTTTCGGACGCCTATGAGTCGGACAGCCAGCTGATGCTGAATGTAGAGAGGGAAAAACTGCGCATTATGCGAAAGGCGTTTATTGTGCTGGAAGCCGTTTATGGTTCCAGATTTCACGCCGTAACATTACTGAAGAGCGATCAGTCGACGGATGCAAGGGATTATCTGACCGAAATTTGCGACCTCTTACTGCCTGAAAACATTAAAAACAAAGTTCTGCCGTACCTGGACAGCTATTCGCTGGACGAAATGCGGCGGCGTTATGCGGAGATTTATCCGTTGACTTCGCTCTCGGTTGACGAACGCTTGATCGACATTATCAACAGAGATTACACCCGGATTTCACGTTGGACGAAGGCCGTTGCGATTCAGGAATTGCGCCATTTCAGCGCGGATGTGGTCACGCCGGTCTTGGTTGCCAATGCCGTCTCCCGTTCCAAAGTGATTTCCCAAACCGCATTTTACGTCCTCAGGATTGTCAATCCAACGCGTTTCCGCACTTTGATGGACGTGATGACGCGGAATAATGATGCTTTTCACTTGGAAATCGTGAAGCCGCTCGATTGGCTTGCCACCGAGGAAGACCTGCTCATTTCCAAGCTCAGGCGCCTGCGGGAAACGTATGCCCTGGGTGGTTTGCTGAGTGGCGAGTTGCAAAAAATCTTGCTTACGTCAGCCTATTTTCAGGAGAAAGCCGGCGAGGTGATCGACCTGCGGAAGCACCTGGGTGACGGCGACGTTTCTATCCTGGTAACATATGGAAAATTGTATTTTTCAAAAATCGGAGCGCTGGAAGCAGGTAACATTCGGAACGTGGCCGAACTGATCGACATGGGCGTTGCAATGATTCCCAATGCGCTGGAAGACACGGAGTTCTATATCATTGAAAATTTCCTTTTAAAAGATCTTAATATCAGGCAAAATGTGGTGGAAAGCGTTGAGGCTTAG
- a CDS encoding GNAT family N-acetyltransferase, with the protein METRFEIRNSEFLLMKLDYPERLDEMGALRVLAWKDEQGISQDFFSHKAWLDDEDLLAHHWVILHNKEIVAAARMSFHHDYSSIPHADLFDGSILEGFGNGPYASLNRLVVAPGYRGNGFSTLLDEARINFAATHGIKMIIAQPVASRIKPLEDLGFLYLGKIRPLYQMPERQIYFMIKDLEK; encoded by the coding sequence ATGGAAACAAGGTTTGAAATCAGAAATTCGGAGTTTCTGCTCATGAAGCTGGACTATCCCGAACGGCTGGATGAAATGGGGGCGCTCCGGGTGTTGGCCTGGAAGGATGAGCAGGGGATAAGCCAGGATTTTTTCTCCCACAAAGCCTGGCTGGACGACGAAGATCTGCTGGCGCATCATTGGGTAATCCTGCATAACAAAGAAATTGTGGCTGCTGCCCGCATGAGTTTTCATCACGATTACAGCTCCATTCCGCACGCCGATCTTTTTGACGGCTCGATCCTGGAAGGTTTTGGAAATGGCCCTTATGCATCTTTGAACAGGTTGGTGGTTGCCCCGGGATATCGTGGAAATGGATTTTCCACATTGCTGGACGAAGCGCGGATCAATTTTGCAGCGACGCACGGCATCAAAATGATCATTGCCCAGCCCGTCGCTTCCCGCATCAAACCATTGGAAGATCTTGGGTTTTTGTATTTGGGGAAAATCAGGCCGTTATACCAGATGCCCGAACGTCAGATCTATTTTATGATCAAGGACTTAGAGAAATAA
- a CDS encoding TonB-dependent receptor plug domain-containing protein yields the protein MKRILQILIILTLASAGTDAFAQEDCDASVIIPEADRKYRTGNFDEVFQTLNPCLKTKFSPNAQVQAYKIIALTYLALDSLPQAAIAVRNLLVANQNYEPEFSALPQFKDLVAQQRDLMDRIIQITSVSKKAENLLQVPATVTVLTQTDIVKRGYKDLTQMLNDIPGFDVIRGNGPSYVTFYQRGYRSTSNDRTILLVDGVEENDLNSDNIPISRQYSLSDIERVEVIYGPASTMYGANAFMGVINLITKRFLDREMPEGKKMVVSANGQVRYGSLNTKLVDGVVTVRTKDVAVSVTSRYFSSNELDYSKYPEWNYDPRTAENYPAQQNVNGTAAQTYITNNKLTTLFPNNDLYQIGYDASGAANALSLTNAGKAKAAQLDNVNLFQANVNGSQVGFNDDSKNFYIRAKIEFKDFMISLMSWKTDEGATPWYTNRSRIVTPELSRWVANNKAFSLTYNKFISEKVQIMNLTSYRLHELNGATNLPTYRGYFNGSYGIIDLLNERKPTYSIPYWYRVSNQLRNEFRVLLTPLPKLDINSGIEIRNSIIQANYITAQTENADETGRPDSTLAGGDNFRVFDIGIFTQATYNWTESMKMVLGSRLDHNQIRSNGGYGFVFNPRLSLIYSKGKFVFKGIYTEAFKDASYLQKYATNRERQLNNPTLQPERVKNVEGSVSVRFSKAMSFNVAGYIANYSNAVGLAAATTPAGVATQQFQALGKQRIMGIQSEARYDVKNLNVWGNFTYSKPRDLSKVEGQKIPVSDIAPWSANLGAVYEPVKNLSISITNNYVSARKSGIGTSGSSNPITRFDAIYLLNSTFTYHNILNALSLQVQVSNVLNHAYFVPGIRAAEGVTSASRYPQEGRVYSIGLLFDTNRK from the coding sequence ATGAAAAGAATTTTACAAATATTGATCATCCTAACCCTCGCTAGCGCGGGCACGGACGCATTTGCGCAGGAGGACTGCGACGCGTCCGTGATCATTCCCGAGGCGGACAGAAAATACCGCACGGGCAATTTTGACGAGGTTTTTCAGACCTTGAACCCTTGCCTGAAAACCAAGTTTTCGCCCAACGCGCAGGTGCAGGCTTACAAGATTATTGCATTAACTTACCTCGCGCTCGACTCGTTGCCGCAGGCCGCTATTGCAGTTCGAAATTTATTGGTAGCCAATCAAAATTACGAGCCGGAGTTTTCCGCATTGCCTCAGTTCAAAGATCTGGTTGCCCAGCAGCGCGACCTGATGGACCGCATTATCCAGATCACTTCCGTTTCCAAAAAAGCTGAAAACCTGCTCCAAGTTCCTGCGACGGTGACCGTTTTGACCCAAACAGACATTGTAAAAAGGGGTTATAAAGACCTGACCCAAATGCTGAATGACATTCCCGGCTTTGATGTGATCCGGGGGAATGGGCCTTCCTATGTGACATTTTATCAGCGCGGTTACCGCTCCACTTCCAACGACCGCACCATTCTGCTGGTGGACGGCGTGGAGGAAAACGATTTGAATTCAGACAACATTCCCATTTCCAGACAATATTCGCTATCCGATATCGAGCGCGTAGAAGTGATCTACGGTCCTGCCTCCACCATGTATGGCGCCAATGCTTTTATGGGGGTTATTAATCTCATTACCAAGCGGTTCCTGGATCGCGAGATGCCGGAGGGCAAGAAAATGGTCGTCTCTGCAAATGGTCAGGTTCGCTATGGATCATTGAATACAAAACTCGTGGATGGCGTCGTGACAGTTCGGACGAAGGACGTTGCGGTGTCTGTTACATCCCGCTATTTCTCGTCCAATGAGCTGGATTACAGCAAATATCCGGAATGGAACTATGACCCCAGAACAGCAGAAAATTATCCTGCGCAACAAAATGTTAACGGCACAGCAGCACAGACATACATTACCAACAACAAACTCACAACGCTTTTTCCAAACAATGATTTATATCAAATTGGCTACGATGCAAGTGGTGCTGCTAATGCGCTGAGTCTTACCAATGCAGGAAAAGCAAAGGCTGCTCAGTTGGATAATGTGAATTTATTCCAGGCCAATGTGAACGGGAGTCAGGTTGGTTTCAACGATGATTCCAAAAACTTTTACATCCGTGCCAAAATCGAGTTCAAGGATTTCATGATCTCGCTCATGAGCTGGAAAACGGATGAAGGCGCAACGCCCTGGTATACCAATCGTTCGCGGATTGTAACGCCCGAACTCTCACGCTGGGTGGCCAATAACAAGGCGTTTTCATTGACCTACAATAAATTTATCTCGGAAAAGGTCCAGATCATGAACCTGACTTCCTATCGGCTTCACGAGCTGAATGGAGCGACCAACTTGCCCACTTATCGCGGTTATTTCAATGGAAGTTACGGCATTATCGACCTGCTGAACGAGCGCAAGCCAACTTACTCAATCCCTTACTGGTATCGCGTTTCCAACCAGTTGCGTAACGAGTTCCGCGTGTTGCTCACGCCATTGCCCAAGCTCGACATTAACAGCGGCATTGAAATCCGGAACAGCATTATCCAGGCCAATTACATCACAGCCCAGACAGAAAATGCAGACGAGACGGGTCGCCCGGATTCCACGCTGGCGGGCGGCGATAATTTCAGGGTTTTCGACATTGGCATATTCACACAAGCCACTTACAACTGGACGGAAAGCATGAAAATGGTGCTCGGTTCTCGATTGGATCATAATCAGATCCGTTCCAATGGCGGTTATGGTTTCGTGTTCAATCCGCGGTTGAGCTTGATTTATTCAAAAGGGAAATTTGTATTCAAAGGCATTTATACTGAGGCTTTTAAGGATGCTTCTTATCTTCAAAAATATGCCACGAACCGCGAGCGACAGCTTAATAACCCCACTTTGCAGCCCGAACGCGTGAAAAATGTGGAAGGCAGCGTTTCGGTCCGGTTTAGCAAAGCCATGTCGTTCAATGTGGCGGGTTACATTGCTAATTATAGCAATGCAGTGGGTCTCGCGGCGGCCACAACCCCGGCTGGCGTTGCTACCCAACAATTTCAGGCATTGGGTAAGCAGCGCATTATGGGCATCCAGTCGGAGGCCAGATATGACGTGAAGAACCTGAATGTCTGGGGTAATTTTACTTACAGCAAACCGCGCGATCTCAGCAAAGTGGAAGGCCAGAAAATTCCGGTAAGCGACATCGCGCCCTGGTCTGCCAATCTAGGGGCTGTGTATGAGCCGGTTAAAAACCTGAGCATTAGCATCACCAATAATTATGTCAGCGCGCGCAAGTCAGGCATCGGAACGTCTGGCAGCAGCAACCCGATCACCAGGTTTGACGCGATTTATCTGCTTAATTCAACATTCACCTACCATAATATTTTGAATGCGTTGAGTTTACAGGTGCAGGTGTCCAATGTGCTTAACCATGCATATTTTGTGCCTGGCATCCGTGCGGCCGAGGGCGTCACGTCCGCATCGCGTTACCCGCAGGAAGGGCGCGTGTACTCCATCGGACTTCTTTTTGATACAAACAGGAAATAA